Part of the Salinigranum rubrum genome is shown below.
CTTCTTCGCCCTCTACTGCTCGCGGTTCGCCAGCGGCTTCGGCTTCATCACCCTCGCAACGCTCCTCCCGAAGTACATCGAGGCGCTCGACCCCTCGGCGGTGACCGTGCTGGGACTGACGGTCTCCGCGGGCCTCGTCATCGGCCTGTTCACCACCGGCTTCACGCTCTCGTCGGGGCTCGCCGTCGTCCCCATCGCCTGGTGGGGCGACCGCGGCGACAAGCGACGCGTCCTGCTCGCCGGCCTCGTGCTGGGCGTGGGGGTCTACGCGGCGTATCCGTTCGTCGAGTCGAGCCTCGGGTTCATCCTCCTCCGCGTCGTCCAGGGCGTCGTCTTCGTCGCCCTCTCGCTCATGTCGCTCGGCCTCGTGGGACAACTGGCGACGACGGGAACCAGAGCGAACTACATCGGGAAGGCCAACTCGTGGGCGTTCGCCGCCTCCATCGTCGGGAGCCTCAGCGCCGGGGTGCTGTACGACCGCTTCGGCTTCGGTCCCGTCTTCACCGTCGTCACCCTCGTCTTCGTCGTCACGACCGTCCTCGTCTGGTGGTTGCTTCCCTCGGACGACACCGTCGTCGAGGAGTTCCCGTTCTCGGACCTCGCGCTCAACGAGCGCATCCTCACCATCGCAACCTTTCGAACCCAGTACGCCGTCGCCGTCACCCTGGTCCGGACGTGGGTCCCCATCTTCGCGGGCGTCTCCGCCGCGACCGGCGGCCTCGCGTACGGCGGCCTCGCGGTGAGCCTCACCGTCGTCGCCGAGAAGTTCACCAACATGCTCTCTCAGCCGACGATGGGCCGCCTCTCGGACAGGTACGGCCGCGCGGCGTTCGTCGCCTGCGGCGGCGCGCTCTACGGACTCATCGCCCTCGCGGTTCCCTTTTCTCCACAGATGGGCGTCGCGCTCGGCCTGCCCGCGGCGCTGCCCCTCCTCGGGCCGCTCTCGCCCGCGTTCGTCCCGCTCGTCGGGCTGAGCGGACTCCTGGGCGTGGCGGACAGCCTCCGCGAACCCGCGAGCATGGCGCTGTTCGCCGACGAGGGGACCGACTCGGGAGGTGTCGCCTCCAGTTTCGGCGTCCGCGACCTGCTCTGGCGGCCCGGCAGCATCGCCGCACCTCTTTTGGGCGGGTGGCTCATGACCGAAGTCGGCATGGCGTGGGTGTTCTACGTCGGCGGCGCGTTCGCGCTCACCGGGGTCGTGGCCTTCGTCGGGACGCTCGCGGTCAGTCACGGCCCGCGTGCGCTCTCGGAGTGGTAGCGGGGGTCGGTCGCGGGCGGACGCGGGGCCGGTAACGGTTTGTCGGTCGCCACCCCTTCCACGCCCATGCACGTCACCGGCATCGACCACCTCGTGCTGTACGCGACCGACATCGAAGAGACCTGCGAGTTCTACGCGGAGACGCTCGGCGTGGCTGACGTCGAGACGTTCGGTGGCGGGCGCGTCGCGCTCTCGTTCGGCAGCACGAAGCTCAACCTCCACCCCGCCGGCGACGAGTACGATCCACACGCGGTCGATCCGGCACCGGGGTCGGCCGACTTCTGCCTCGTCGTCGACGAACCGATTCCGACCGTCGTCGAGCGCATCGAGGACGCCGGCGTATCGATCGTCGAAGGCTCTGGTACCCGGACCGGCGCCCGCGGTGAGATGGAGTCGGTCTACGTCAGAGACCCCGACGGCAACCTCGTGGAGTTCGCCCACTACGGGTGAGTCGAGAAGGAGAGAAGACGTGAGCGAGCGGCGTGTCGCGCCTCAGTCGTCCGAGGGAGCGGCCGTGACCTGCTCGGTGTCGTAGCCCTCTGCTTCGAGCGCGTCCGCGAGCGCCGAGAGGACGTACTCGACGTTCTTCGGTCGCGCGGAGTAGCCCATGCAGCCGATGCGCCAAATCTCGCCGGAGAGGTCACCGAGCCCCGAGGCGATTTCGAGGTCGTACTCGTCCAGCAGGTGAGCGATGACCGCGCCGTCGTCGACACCGCTGGGCACGCGCACCGCGTTCAGCGAGGGGAGCCAGTACTCGTCGGGGGCGTTCATCTCCAGGCCCATCGCCTCCAGTCCGGATTTGAGTTCGCCCGCGACGTCGAGGTGGCGCTCCCAGCGCGCTTCGATACCCTCCTCCGCGACGAGGCGGAGTGCCTCCCGGAGCGCGTAGACGTTCGTGACCGGGGCGGTGTGGTGGTACGCGCGCTCCTCGCCCCAGTACCCCTCTAAAAGCGAGAGGTCGAGATACCACGACCGCGGCTCCTCCTCCCGGGAGAGCACCTTGTCCATCGCGCGGTCGTTCAGCGTCAGGGGCGACGCACCCGGCGGGCAGGAGAGACACTTCTGCGGCCCCGAGTAGGCGACGTCGATATCCCACTCGTCGACGCGGAGTTCGACCCCGCCCAGCGACGTGACGGTGTCGGCGATGACGTACGCGTCGTGACTGTGAGCGATGTCGGTGAGTTCCGACACCCCGGGCTGTTTCACGCCCGTAGAGGTCTCGGCGTGGACGAACCCGAAGACGTCTATCGAATGCTCGTCGAAGGCCGCCTCGACGTCGGCGGGGTCGAGCGGTTCGCCCCACGGCGCGTCGACGTGGACGACTTCGCCGCCCGCGCGCTCGGCCATCGACTGCATGCGCCCGCCGAAGTAGCCGTTCGTCGGCACCAGTGCGGTGTCGCCGGGTTCGACGAGGTTGC
Proteins encoded:
- a CDS encoding VOC family protein codes for the protein MHVTGIDHLVLYATDIEETCEFYAETLGVADVETFGGGRVALSFGSTKLNLHPAGDEYDPHAVDPAPGSADFCLVVDEPIPTVVERIEDAGVSIVEGSGTRTGARGEMESVYVRDPDGNLVEFAHYG
- a CDS encoding pyridoxal-phosphate-dependent aminotransferase family protein — protein: MEKAPDVGELTPPDRTLMGPGPSDVHPRVLRAMSTPLVGHLDPSFVEIMNEVQELLRYTFRTDNQWTIPVSGTGSASMEAAIGNLVEPGDTALVPTNGYFGGRMQSMAERAGGEVVHVDAPWGEPLDPADVEAAFDEHSIDVFGFVHAETSTGVKQPGVSELTDIAHSHDAYVIADTVTSLGGVELRVDEWDIDVAYSGPQKCLSCPPGASPLTLNDRAMDKVLSREEEPRSWYLDLSLLEGYWGEERAYHHTAPVTNVYALREALRLVAEEGIEARWERHLDVAGELKSGLEAMGLEMNAPDEYWLPSLNAVRVPSGVDDGAVIAHLLDEYDLEIASGLGDLSGEIWRIGCMGYSARPKNVEYVLSALADALEAEGYDTEQVTAAPSDD
- a CDS encoding MFS transporter, encoding MNRPSLPPFFALYCSRFASGFGFITLATLLPKYIEALDPSAVTVLGLTVSAGLVIGLFTTGFTLSSGLAVVPIAWWGDRGDKRRVLLAGLVLGVGVYAAYPFVESSLGFILLRVVQGVVFVALSLMSLGLVGQLATTGTRANYIGKANSWAFAASIVGSLSAGVLYDRFGFGPVFTVVTLVFVVTTVLVWWLLPSDDTVVEEFPFSDLALNERILTIATFRTQYAVAVTLVRTWVPIFAGVSAATGGLAYGGLAVSLTVVAEKFTNMLSQPTMGRLSDRYGRAAFVACGGALYGLIALAVPFSPQMGVALGLPAALPLLGPLSPAFVPLVGLSGLLGVADSLREPASMALFADEGTDSGGVASSFGVRDLLWRPGSIAAPLLGGWLMTEVGMAWVFYVGGAFALTGVVAFVGTLAVSHGPRALSEW